A genomic window from Camelus ferus isolate YT-003-E chromosome X, BCGSAC_Cfer_1.0, whole genome shotgun sequence includes:
- the LOC102509150 gene encoding LOW QUALITY PROTEIN: GTP-binding nuclear protein Ran-like (The sequence of the model RefSeq protein was modified relative to this genomic sequence to represent the inferred CDS: inserted 1 base in 1 codon) produces MTTQRESQAQFKLVLAGEGKTTFMRCHLTGELEKYVAILGVEVHCFVFHTSRGPIKFNVWDPAGQEKFGGWRDGYYIQTQGTIIMFEVTRAYKNVPNWHRDVVQVRQNIPIMCGNKVDIKGWKVKAKSITFQQKKNLQYYDISAKSNYSFGRSFLWLVXGAPNLEFMAMPALVPPEVVMDPALAV; encoded by the exons ATGACTACCCAAAGGGAATCACAAGCTCAGTTCAAACTTGTATTGGCTGGTGAGGGAAAAACTACATTCATGAGATGTCACTTAACTGGTGAATTGGAGAAGTACGTAGCCATATTGGGGGTTGAGGTCCATTGTTTTGTGTTCCACACCAGCAGAGGACCTATTAAGTTCAATGTATGGGATCCTGCTGGTCAGGAGAAATTTGGTGGATGGAGAGATGGCTATTATATCCAAACCCAGGGTACCATTATAATGTTTGAGGTAACAAGAGCTTACAAGAATGTGCCTAACTGGCATAGAGATGTGGTACAAGTACGTCAAAACATCCCCATCATGTGTGGCAACAAGGTGGATATTAAGGGCTGGAAAGTTAAGGCAAAATCCATCACCTTCCAGCAAAAGAAGAATCTTCAGTACTATGACATTTCAGCTAAAAGTAACTACAGCTTTGGAAGGTCCTTCCTTTGGCTTG CAGGAGCCCCTAACTTGGAGTTCATGGCCATGCCTGCTCTTGTCCCACCGGAGGTTGTCATGGACCCAGCCTTGGCAGTGTAA